From one Dermacentor silvarum isolate Dsil-2018 chromosome 3, BIME_Dsil_1.4, whole genome shotgun sequence genomic stretch:
- the LOC119445798 gene encoding peptidylprolyl isomerase domain and WD repeat-containing protein 1 — MAEKRKHDSEDEPVDENSDDDVIGPLPSEAAKPKKARFLPFERVYLDNLPCAEAYEKSYMHRDIVTHVIVTKTEFVITASCDGHLKFWKKTEDGIEFVKHFRTHLGNVQDIATNSTGLFLCSVSNDKSLKVFDVVNFDLINMMKLPYVPGRCEWVYGSGDAISAVAVSDADTGKIYVYDGKGDEKPLHILESLHKAPLCALRYNAKLETVVSVDKKGILEYWTGQRGEFKFPKCVRFESKLDTDLYEFVKAKCYPTGLCFSPDGLHFATIATDRKVRVFRFLTGKLTLVLDETLQQLSELQQMQQQLPDMEFGRRMAGDRDLEKSEAFHYCNLTYDDTGHFLVYATLLGIKVVNLRTTVCSRLLGKNDNIRPLHVALYQGVPGANKQITSMETHASDNPTLQSLQADPMLVCTAFRKNRFYLFSRREPDEGKTEERDVFNERPSKEDILSATESSAQQRLFPTAIIHTSMGDIHVQLFTKECPRTAENFCVHAKEGYYNGHIFHRVIKGFMVQTGDPTGTGTGGESIWGGNFEDEFHPTLKHDRPYTLSMANAGPDTNGSQFFITVIPAPWLDNKHTVFGRVTRGMEVVQNISIVRTSPKTDKPYDDVRIISITLR, encoded by the exons ATGGCGGAAAAACGAAAACACGACAGCGAGGATGAGCCGGTAGACGAAAATTCCGACGACGATGTCATCGGTCCGCTGCCGTCTGAGGCTGCTAAACCGAAAAAGGCAAGGTTTCTTCCCTTTGAACGCGTCTACCTTGACAACCTCCCGTGCGCGGAAGCGTACGAGAAGAGTTACATGCACCGAGACATCGTCACGCACGTGATCGTCACCAAGACGGAATTTGTGATCACAGCGAGCTGCGATGGTCACCTAAAGTTCTGGAAGAAAACAGAGGACGGCATCGAGTTTGTGAAACACTTCCGGACTCACCTGGGCAATGTCCAGGACATTGCGACCAATTCAACGGGCCTCTTCCTGTGCTCTGTGTCAAACGACAAATCGCTCAAGGTGTTCGACGTGGTCAATTTCGATCTTATCAACATGATGAAATTACCCTACGTGCCCGGTCGATGCGAGTGGGTCTACGGCTCGGGTGACGCGATCTCGGCGGTGGCCGTCTCAGACGCCGACACAGGGAAGATTTACGTCTACGACGGCAAAGGTGACGAAAAACCCCTGCATATTCTCGAGTCGTTGCACAAAGCACCGCTGTGCGCGCTCAGGTACAACGCGAAGCTGGAAACCGTCGTGTCCGTCGACAAGAAGGGAATCCTCGAATATTGGACTGGTCAGAGGGGAGAGTTTAAGTTCCCCAAGTGCGTCCGCTTCGAATCCAAACTGGACACAGATTTGTACGAGTTCGTCAAGGCAAAGTGCTATCCTACAGGCCTGTGCTTCTCGCCCGACGGCTTGCACTTCGCCACGATCGCCACAGACCGCAAGGTGCgcgtgtttcgatttctgaccggaAAGCTCACGTTAGTGCTGGACGAAACTCTGCAGCAGCTTTCAGAGTTGCAGCAGatgcagcagcagctgccggaCATGGAGTTCGGCCGGCGCATGGCCGGGGACCGCGACCTCGAGAAGTCTGAAGCGTTCCACTACTGCAACCTGACTTACGACGACACGGGCCACTTCCTGGTGTACGCCACACTGCTCGGTATCAAGGTCGTCAACCTGCGCACCACTGTCTGCTCACGCCTCCTGGGCAAGAACGACAACATAAGGCCCTTGCATGTCGCACTCTACCAAGGCGTGCCCGGGGCCAACAAGCAGATCACATCGATGGAGACACACGCGTCCGACAACCCGACGCTACAGTCCTTACAGGCCGACCCCATGTTGGTGTGCACGGCGTTTCGGAAGAACCGATTCTACCTCTTCTCCAGGCGAGAACCCGACGAGGGCAAGACGGAGGAGCGAGACGTATTCAACGAACGGCCCTCTAAGGAAGACATCCTTTCAGCGACCGAGTCGTCGGCCCAACAGCGACTCTTCCCGACAGCGATCATCCACACCTCCATGGGCGACATTCACGTCCAGCTGTTCACTAAGGAGTGCCCGCGGACGGCGGAGAACTTCTGCGTGCATGCCAAGGAGGGCTACTACAACGGACACATCTTTCATCGAGTCATCAAGGGTTTCATGGTGCAGACGGGCGACCCTACGGGGACGGGCACCGGCGGAGAGTCCATTTGGGGCGGCAACTTTGAGGACGAGTTTCACCCGACGCTCAAACATGACAGGCCGTACACGTTGAGCATGGCCAATGCTGGGCCCGACACTAATG GTTCGCAGTTTTTCATCACGGTGATCCCCGCTCCTTGGCTCGACAACAAGCACACCGTGTTCGGCCGAGTCACCCGTGGCATGGAGGTGGTGCAGAACATCAGCATTGTACGGACAAGCCCCAAGACCGACAAACCTTACGACGACGTGCGTATCATCAGCATAACTTTGCGGTGA